TTCGCCAGTTGCTTGTCGAGTACGCCGTAAAGGCGCGCCGTCTCATCGATGTAGCGCTTGATCGCGTAAGGGATTTTCTCCGGCGCGAACTGGCTGAAGTGATGATTCTGCCCGGCCATCGGCCCCAGCCCGCCCATCTGCCAGAACAACCATTGCAGCGCCTGCTGGCGACCGCGCAGGTCCTTGGGCAGGAACTTGCCGGTCTTTTCCGCCAGGTACAGCAGAATCGCCCCGGACTCGAACAGCGACAGAGGTTCCCCGCCATCGGCTGGCTCATGATCGACGATCGCTGGAATTCTGTTGTTCGGAGAGATTTTCAGGAAATGCGGCTGGAACTGTTCGTTCTGGCTGATGTTGATCGGGTGCACGTTGTAAGGCAGGCCGGCTTCTTCCAGGAAAATCGAGATTTTGTGGCCGTTGGGGGTGGTCCAGTAATACAGGTCGATCATGAAGTACTCCACATCAAGAGACATTGTCAGGAATGGACAGCAACCGCGGGCATCAGGTCGTCCTGTTTGCGATCGAAGGCTTGTCTGCAGGAGGAGGTGATGCTGAAGTGCGTGAAATTCAATGACCTTGCGTGAGAATAGTCGGCATGGAGCTCAAGACCAACGCGGCACTGATCATCATCGATCAACAAAAAGGCATCCTGGAGCCCCGGCTCGGCCGGCGAAACAATCCTCAGGCTGAGGCGCGGATTCTGGAAGTCCTGGGTTATTGGCGTGAAACCGGGCGCCCGGTGATTCACGTCCAGCATCTGTCGCGTTCGCCGGACTCGGTGTTCTGGCCGCAGCAGTCGGGCGTGGAATTTCAGGAGCGGTTCCAGCCATTGGCCGGCGAGCAGTTGATTCAGAAACAGGTACCGGATGCGTTTTGTGCAACGGGGTTGGAGTCGGGATTGCGCGAGGCGGGGATCGATCAGTTGGTCATCGTTGGCGTAGCGACCCACAATTCGGTGGAGTCCACGGCGCGAACGGCCGGGAATCTGGGGTTCGAGACATGGGTGGCGGAGGATGCGTGCTTCACGTTCGACAAGGCGGATTACTTTGGTAATGCCCGTTCTGCCGAGGACGTGCATGCCATGTCGCTGGGGAATCTGCAGGGGGAGTATGCGACGGTTGTCAGCACGGCGCAGTTATTGAACGCAAACTGAAAAGCCTGTGCGTTAACTGACAAATTGAAGGTGAACAGTACGGCTGCCATCGCGGGCAAGCCCGCGATAGCGATTCAAGAGGCGAAGAATTTTTTCGCCTGAAACATCAAGCGCCGTGGCACTTCTTGAATTTCTTGCCATTGCCGCACGGGCAAGGATCGTTACGGCCGACGTCTTTCAAGGCGTTGCGTACCGGTTCCTGGTGCGCGTGGCCGCAGTTCGGGCCGTGAACATGGCCATGGTCGTGATCATGGTGGTCGTGATGGTCATGATCGTGGTTGCAGTCAGGGCCATGGACGTGGGGTTGCTGGGTCATCGGGTGTGCTCCGGAATTAAATCGGCGGGGATTATCACGCCTTTGCGCGCCAGGTGCACGTAGTGCGCGATGAACACACCGGTTTCCAGCTCACCTTCAAGACGATAGGGGATGGGTTGCTCGGGTTTTTTCAACAGTTTCACCAGATCCCGCACCTTCGGCCACAGGTTGGTGCGGATCGGCACTTTGAAATACGCGCTGCGCCTGGGGCTGACCGTAAACCAGTGTTCATGCTCGCCTTCGGTCAGCAGCATGTCGCCCAGGTGAATCCGGTATTCGAGGCCGCGTACCGTCAGGTCGCTGTCTCGAGGGTTGTCGACGCGAAAGAACAACAGGAAGCGTTGCTCCATCAGCTTCGCCCGGACTACTTCGACCTTGACCAGATGCACTTGAGGTTCCGGCTCATCGTCGCTGAACCAGGACGCACAGCCGCCAAGCCCGAGAAACAGGAGCAGGGTGAGCAGAAAAAGTGCGAATCGCCTGGTGATCATGGTTGTGTTTCTCCCTTGACCCCCAGTCTAGCCCTTCACGGATCACTTCAGCTCGCGAAATACCCCGCACAACACTTCTTGAACTTCTGCCCGCTGGCGCAAGGGCAGGCATCGTTGCGCCCGGCCTTGAGGGGCACGGTGGGGTCGATGAAGTACCAGTGGCCGGCGTTCTGTACGAACGACGAACGCTCGCGGTGGCTGTGTTCGCCGCTGCCGTCGTGCCAGCGTGCGGTGAACGTCACGAACGCGTGTTCCGGCTGACCGCCGAACACCTCGGAGCTTTCCACCTCCAGGCCCAGCCAGGTGCTCTTGGCGCTCCAGTCACTGATGGACTGACGATCGAGGCCGGTCTGTTGTGCCGGCAGGGTGGTCGCCACCAGATAGTCAATCAGCCCCAGCACATAAGCGCTGTAGCGCGACCGCATCAAGGCTTCGGCGCAGGGCGCCGGGTGACCGGCATGGTAATGACCGCAGCAGGCGTCGAGCAGGGTGCCGCTGCCGCAAGGGCAAATGGATGTACTCATTGCGTTACCACCAATATTTCCCGAAGTTTTCCGGATTGGCCCAGAACCGTGAGTTGAGCCAGTCGGGCACTTGTTTGTAGTCAAGCAGATCGTAGGTGAACAGGGTCAGCACCTGATCGTCGCGCTGGAAACGTTCACTGGCTTGCAGGGCCAGGGAGAAAAAGTCCGTCTCCTGCCAGCCGCTGGCCGGCAAGTCCGCCAGCACCGCAATGCGACTGGCATTGAGGTTGCGGATTCCGCCGAGCAAATTCAGACCCTCGCGTTTGGGCAAGTGTTCGAGGCAGTCGACCACCAGCGCCAGATCGAAGCGGCGCGCCGCCAGCTCGACCGGCAACGGCCCGGGCGCGGCATGGGCGACGCAGGTGTCCGGGTGCGCGAGCTTGAACGCTTCAAGCGCGGGAAACTCACTGGCGCCGATCAGCAACAGGCGCGGCGGGGCGTAGCGATCGAGCAAAGCGGCCAGCGCCTGCTGCGGCGTGCGCGAAGAAATACCTGAAATCATCAAAGATCCTCAATCAGAGCGCCAAGACTAGCCTGCCCAAACGCCCAGATATAGAGCGGCTTAGCGCCAAAAGTGCCGATCACCCGTGAACACGGGACAAAACAGGCATGGCCTATTGCTGGCGGAGATTAAAACTCGGGTCTTTACTCCCTGAATCGGTTCTAAGCCGATCCCTCAGGAGAAAACTAGATGAGCATAGTTCGGACAGCATTACCCTTGGTTCTGCTAACCAGTGTGTTGACTGGTTGCGCAGGTTTGCAGAAAACCGACTGGCCGACCTGTGCGGCAGTCGGCGGTGTAGTCGGTGCAGGTCTCGGCGCGACCGAGAGTTCGGCATGGGCGGGGTATGGCGCGCTGGCAATCGGCGGTATGGCCGCAGCCTATTGCTGGGTTCACGGTGATGGCGACGAAGACGGCGACGGCGTGCCGGACAGCCGCGACAAGTGTCCGGGTACGCCTAAAGGCGTGCAGGTCGATGCCGATGGCTGCCCACCACCAGTCCCTGCGCCAGTGGTTGAAGAGGTGGTTGTGGTCAAGGAAGAAACCATCGTCATCCGCGATGTTCACTTCCAGTTCGACAAAGCCACACTCACTCCTTCCGACAAGCTGGTACTCGACAAAGTCGCCACTCGCCTGAAACAGGAATCTACCACCGCACGCCTGACCGTCACTGGCCATACCGACAGCGTGGGCAGCGATGCCTACAACCAGAAACTGTCTGATCGTCGCGCGCACTCGGTGGTTGATTACCTCGTCAAGGATGGCGTGCCGCGCAGTAGCTTCGTGTCTGTGACCGGTGCCGGTGAAAGCCAGCCTGTTGCCGATAACAAAACCGCTGACGGCCGTGCGTTGAACCGTCGTACCGAAATCAAGATCGAGCGTTGAGTCCCTTCCGCTCCGCGGCTTGTGCAGTCGCGGATGCGGGTCTTTACTCCTGTGTGACCGGCATCTGCCGGTAACACAGGAGCTTTCAACCATGAGCCTTCTCCCCAGAACCCTCTTGCCGGTGCTGCTGCTTGGCGGCGTATTGACCGGTTGCGCGACTCACAGCGATGGCACTGCCCCCCTCAATCAACGTACCTGGCCTGTCTGCAGCGTTATCGGCGGTCTGGTCGGTGGAGGCCTGGGCGCTCTGGAGAGTAGCGGCTGGGCGGCGGGCGGAGCGGCACTGGGGATCTTGACCGGGGGCTTGATCTGTTATGCCCAGGACGGCGATGAAGACGACGATGGTGTATTCGATCGACGCGATCGCTGCCCTGATACCCCGGCCAATACCCCGGTTGAACATCATGGTTGTCCGTTGCCGCAATACCCGGCCAGCGTGAAACCTGTGCAAACCGAAGTCATCACTCTGAGCGATGCGGGCGACGTGCTGTTTGCCTTCAATAATTCCGACCTGACGCCCTCGATGCAAAGTCAGCTGGACGCGCTGATGCCCACACTGCAAAGCGCCGATGTGGTGAGCATTAAAGTGATCGGCCATACCGACAGCGTAGGTTCGGACACTTATAACCAGGCGCTTTCAGAACGACGCGCCAGCAGCGTGGCGGCTTACTTGTTGGGCATGGGCCTGGCGCCGAACAAACTCACCAGCGAAGGCCGGGGCGAAAGTCAGCCCGTGGCTGATAACGAAACAGACGAAGGCCGCGCGAAAAACCGTCGCGTGGAATTGCACATCAATCGCTGAGCCACGTGATAGAGCCGTCGGACAGCCATTTCGGTTGTTCCGATGGCCATTCGGCGGCCTTCATGAAGAATTTTCCGTTGCCCTCTGGCTTATCCCGCGTGGAAGCCGTTACTGTGCGCGCAAAGAATAATTCTCAACGGGGGCGCGTATGAAGGTGTTTTGGGGGCTGGGGAAGCTGTTGACCCTGCTGTTCTGGCTGGTGGTCCTGGTCAATCTGATGACGCCGTTTGTCAATCCGCTGCACCTGTTGGTCAATCTGGCCGGCGGTCTGTTGGCGTTCCTGCATCTTCTCGAGGCGGTGTTCTGTTTCCGCAGCCTCAGAGGTCGTGCCCACCCTTGGCGCGATCGCTTGAAGATTGTCTTTTTCGGTGTTTTCCACCTGCAAACCCTTCCGGCTCCCGCCGTCTCTAAGGCATCCCATGCGTAAACTCTGTCTGCTCGCCGCTTTCATCAGCCCGCTCGCCTGCGCCCAAGTGATCAGCGTCGAAACCAACTCGCTGATGCGCCTGCCCAACACTGTCAGCACCATGCAGCTGGAACGCCTGGAAGTGGCCGATTACGGCACGCTGCTGATTCCCTCGAACGTGACCGAAGTCACCGTGGGCGAATTGCACCTGGGGCGTGAAGCGCGGATCGCCATCGTGCCGAGCGAAAATGCCCTGGAGTTGAAGATCAACCGTGCCGAACTCTCCGAAGGCAGCCAGATCACCGCTCGCGGCGCGCCGGGCACTTACCTCAAGGCAGCCCGCTCGGGGCGCAATCTGAACGTGCAGATCAAGGCACTGAACGCACCGCAGTTGTCGCTCGATGCACGCGGCGGCGCAGGGGCGCCGGGTTTTGTCGGTCTCGATGGCGCCAACGGTCAGGCGCCGGGGTGCACTTGGGGCCAGGCTGGCCGCGGAGCGGATGGCAGTAATGGCAGCGATGGTCAGCCAGGTGCGCCGGGCGCGCTGGTCAGGCTGGAAGTGCCGCGGGACTATCCGGCGGAGCAGATCAAGGTTCAAGTGGCGGGCGGCGCGGGTGGTCTGGCCGGTCCTGGCGGCAAGCCGGGGGCGGGCGGCAAGGCCAAGGGATGCCTGGTGTACAAGGCCGATGGCGGCAAGAGCGGCAAACCTGGCGTGGACGGCCAGCCGGGGCCTGCGGGTGCGGCGGGCTCGGTAACTGTTCAGCGGTTGTAAGAACCACCGAGAACCCTTGTGGCGAGGGAGCTTTGTGGCGAGGGGATTTATCCCCGTTGGGCTGCGAAGCGGCCCCAATCCGGACTCCGCGTTGCCTGGTTTTACGACTGCTTCGCAGCCGAACGGGGATAAATCCCCTCGCCACGGAGTCCCTTACCACAAAGTTGGCGAAGCCTTAGAACATCGGCCGCGCCGCGGCAATGGCTACCAACACCAACCCAACGATCAGATTGATCCCCACCAGCTTGCGAATCCGCCCCAGCACCGCAGCTCCCGTCGGCCAGTCCTGCGCCGCCACCGCCGTGCGCAACTCGGGCAACAGCAACGCCTGAATCCGGATAAACAGCGCCGTCATCACCACGTACAAGCCCATCATCACCTGCACATAACGTGGCGCGGCCTCAAAACCGGCGTATTGCAGATGGATCATGCCCACCCCGCTGATCGGCAACAGCACCACCGCCACCCAGACCCAGCGGAAAAAACCTTGAAACACTTCCACCCACAGTTTCAAGCGGGCAGGGCCTTCCAGCGCCTTCATCGCCGCAGGACGCAAGACCATCCACGCGAAAAACATGCCGCCGACCCACACCAGGGCGGACAGGAGATGCAGGGTGTAAACGATGCCAAAAGGTGTCATTGAGGTACTCCGTTCTGCGCGGGATTAATTAGCGGGGTATGATAGCCGCCGAACCGAACCACTGAAAATTTATCCAGCGTTTTTTGCGCCCGACAATCCATGATCAGCACCGAACTCAAAACCACGATCCAGGGCGCCTACTCGCGTTTTCTCGAAGCCAAGAGCCTCAAGCCGCGCTACGGCCAACGCCTGATGATCGCCGAAATTGCCAAAGTCCTCGGTGACATCGACACCGACGACGAAGGCCGGCGCAGTGGCGACCCCGCGATTGTCGCGGTGGAAGCCGGCACCGGTACCGGCAAGACCGTGGCCTACAGCCTGGCGGCGATCCCGACCGCGAAGGCTGCAGGCAAACGCCTGGTGATCGCCACGGCCACCGTGGCCCTGCAAGAACAGATCGTCTACAAGGATCTGCCCGACCTGATGCGCAACAGCGGGCTGAATTTCAGCTTCGCCCTGGCCAAGGGCCGTGGGCGCTACATGTGCCTGTCCAAGCTCGACATGTTGCTCCAGGAAGGTCACGCACAAACCGCCACGGCGCAGCTGTTCGAGGAAGAAGGCTTCAAGATCGAGGTCGATGAGGCCAGTCAGAAGCTGTTCACCAGCATGATCGAGAAACTCGCCGGCAATAAATGGGACGGCGACCGCGACAGTTGGTCCACCGCTCTGGAAGACGCCGACTGGGCGCGCCTGACCACCGACCACAGCCAGTGCACCAACCGTCATTGCCCGAACTTCGGCCAGTGCGCCTTCTACAAGGCCCGCGAAGGCATGGGCAAGGTCGATGTCATCGTCACCAACCACGACATGGTCCTGGCCGATCTGGCATTGGGCGGCGGTGCGGTTCTGCCGGACCCGCGCGACACCATCTACGTGTTCGACGAAGGTCACCACCTGCCGGACAAGGCCATCGGCCACTTCGCTCACTACACGCGTCTGCGTTCCACCGCCGACTGGCTGGAAACCACCGCCAAGAACCTCACCAAATTGCTTGCCCAGCACCCGCTGCCGGGCGATCTGGGCAAGCTGATCGAGCAGGTGCCGGAACTGGCCCGTGAGATCAAGACCCAGCAACAGTTCATGTTTTCTGCCTGCGAACAGGTCGCCGATTTCAAACCCGGCGAAGACGTCGAAGGTCGTGAACGGCCGCGTCACCGCTTCGTCGGTGGGGTGATTCCCGAGCACATGCGCGAAATGGGCGTTGAGCTGAAGAAAGGCTTCGCCCGTCTCACCGACCTGTTTACCCGGCTCACCGAATTGCTCAAGGAAGGCATGGACGGCGAGGTCAACATCGGCATCGCCAGCAACCAGGCCGAAGAATGGTATCCGCTGTTCGGCAGCCTGTTGTCGCGTTCTTCGGGCAACTGGGAATTGTGGGTCGCGTTCACCGCAGAAGACCCGGAAGACAACCCGCCCATGGCGCGCTGGCTGACCCTGGCCGAAAGCGGTTCGCTGTTCGACATTGAGGTCAACGCCAGCCCGATCCTCGCGGCGGAAATGCTCCGGCGCAACCTGTGGAACGTCGCTTATGGGGCCCTGGTGACCTCGGCAACGCTGACCGCGCTGGGCACTTTCGACCGTTTCCGCATGCGTGCCGGCCTGCCGAAAAAGGCCGTGACCGCCGTGGTCCCGAGCCCGTTCCATCACGCCGACGCGGGTGTGTTGCGGGTGCCCGACCTGAAAGCCGACCCGCGTGATGCGCCGGCGCACACCGCCGCCATCATCCGAGACCTACCGCAACTGGTCGAAGGTTCGCGCGGCACGCTGGTGCTGTTCTCCTCGCGCAAGCAGATGCAGGACGTGTTCGACGGCCTCGACCGCGACTGGCGCAAGCAAGTGTTCATTCAAGGCAACCTGTCGAAACAGGAAACCCTGAACAAGCACAAGGCGCGGGTCGATGGTGGCGATTCCAGCGTGCTGTTCGGCCTGGCGAGTTTCGCTGAAGGGGTCGACTTGCCTGGTGCTTACTGCGAACACGTGGTGATCGCGAAGATTCCGTTCTCGGTGCCGGATGATCCGGTCGAAGCGGCACTGGCCGAATGGATCGAAGCACGGGGCGGCAATCCGTTCATGGAGATCTCCGTCCCGGACGCCTCGCTGAAACTGGTCCAGGCCTGCGGTCGCTTGCTGCGGACCGAAGAAGACCGCGGCACCATCACGTTGCTCGACCGACGCCTGGTCACCCAGCGTTACGGCAAAGCGATCCTCAATGCGTTGCCGCCATTCCGTCGAGAAATTTCCTGATACAGCGGTGGGCAAATCTGCCTGCCGCGTTGTCTATCTCTCTGCCACCGCTTTTCCATTGGCCCATTGAGGTCGTTAGGGAGAATTTCGTTCTCATGATTCGCCGTTCCTTGCCCGCCGTATTTGCCCTGTTGTTCGCAACGCCCTTGTTGGCCGCTCCGGCAGGCCAGCAGACGCTGTTCAACTTTGTGCGCCCCGCCGACGTGGTCCAGGTGGCGACTCAGGACGCCAGCCTGCCGCAATCCAATGCCGAGCAAACAGCCGAAGGCGAAGTGCTGCGTCGGGTGACGTTCAACCCTGTGGCACAGCCAACCCTGCGTTTGACTCCGCAAACCGGTGCCTGGGACTGGTCGCAGTCGGCCATGATGAGCCTGCGGATACAGAGCGCGATGAATTGGGCCGTGACCCTCTATGTGAAAATCCAGAGCAACGATGGCAAGACGCTGATCAGTCGCGTCGACCTGCCGGCCGGTCCTGCGCAGACGCTGCTGGTGCCATTGGTCGCCACTTCACCGCTGAGCCTGGGCATGAAGGCCGGGCCGCCGATGCCGATGACCGTCGACGGTCAACGTATCCTGCTGGCCAGCAGCGCCGGCGAGCTGGAGCGCAGCCAGGTGGTGTCGGTGACCTTGTCGATGGATCAGCCGAAAGTCGCCCAAAGCATCCTGCTGGAACGCTTTGGCGTGCAGGACGGCGAGGCTGTGACTCAGGCCGTTTACGGCGGTCTGGTGGACGCTTTCGGGCAATCTACCCGGGCCAAATGGCCGGAGAAGGTCGGCAGCGACGAGCAACTCAAAAGCGCCGCCGCCAAGGAACAGCAACAAACCAAAAACTGGTTGGCCGAGCGCGAGAAGGCGTCGCTGGACAAATTCGGTGGCTGGATAAAAGGCCCGTCGTTCAAGGCCAGCGGCTTTTTCCGCACCGAGAAACGTGACGGTCGCTGGTACCTCGTGACGCCGGAAGGCCATCCGTTCTACTCGCTCGGGGTCAACACCGTTACCCCGGACGTCAACCAGACCTACATCGCCGGCCGCGAGTGGATGTTCGAGGCGTTGCCAAAACCCGACGAGCCGCTGGCCAGTCACTTTGGCGAAGGCGACAACCGTGGCGGCAATGGCGTCGATCAGGGCCGTGCCTATAACGCCGGTCGCTGGTACGACTTCTATGGCGCCAACCTGCAGCGTTTGTATGGCGCCCCTTGCGCACTGGGCAGCGACACCAAGGCCGGTGTCGCCGAAGCGGCCAAGGCCGACGCAGTTGAGGCGACGGTCGAAAAAGCCGCTGAGCAACCCGTCGTGCCTGCCACCGCCGAATCCGGTGTTGCCGAAGCCGCCAAGACTGGCGCAGAGGAAGCAAAGGTCGCGAAAGCGGTCGAGCAGAAACCCGCCGAGCCCTGCACCGCGGTGATTGATGAACAACGCTGGGCCAGCCACACCCTGGATCGCCTGCAAGCCTGGGGGTTCAACACCATCGGCAACTGGAGTGCCCCGGCACTGGCCAACGCTGATCGCCTGCCCTACACCTTGCCGCTGTCAATCGTCGGCGATTACGCCAGTATCAGCACGGGCACCGACTGGTGGGGCGGCATGCCCGATCCGTTCGACCCGCGTTTCGCCATGGCCACCGAGCGTGCCGTGGCCATCGCCGCCCGCGATCATCGCGATGATCCGTGGCTGATCGGTTACTTTGCCGACAACGAACTGGCCTGGGCCGGTCCCGGCGACGACCCGAAAGCCCGCTATGCGCTGGCCTACGGCACTTTGAAAATGACCACCGACGTGCCGGCCAAGCGCGCGTTCCTCAAGCAATTGCGCGACAAATACCGCAATCAGGCAGGCCTTTCCAAAGCCTGGGGCATCGACTTGCCGGCGTGGGAATTGATGGAAGATCCGGGCTTCGTACCGCCGCTGCCAAGCGCCGAGCATCCGGAAATCGAAGCCGACTTCAAATACTTCCAGAAGGTCTTTGCCGACACGTACTTCAAAACCATTTCCGACTCGCTCAAGTGGCACGCGCCGAACCAGCTGTTGCTGGGCGGTCGCTTTGCCATTAGCACGCCGGAAGCCGTGGAATCCTGCGCGCAGTATTGCGACGTGCTGAGCTTCAACATGTACACCCTGCAACCGCAGGACGGTTACGACTTCGCGACATTGCGCAGCCTGGATAAGCCGGTGCTGATTACCGAGTTCAACTTCGGCTCCGCCGATCGTGGCCCGTTCTGGGGTGGCGTGACGCAACTGGCCAAGGAAGAAGACCGTGGCCCGGCTTACGCCAACTTCCTGAAACAGGCGCTCGGTGAACCGTCGATTGTTGGCGTGCACTGGTTCCAGTACCTCGATCAACCGGTGACCGGCCGTCTGCTGGACGGTGAAAACGGCCACTTCGGTTTGGTGGGCGTTACCGATCTGCCGTTCCAGGGCTTTGTCGACAGTGTGCGCAAGAGCAACCTGGCGGCCGTTGATCAGCTGGGCAAAGAGGCCGAGAAGGCCAGGGCTGAGGCGGATAAAGCCAGTCACGATGCCGTGGGTGGGCGAAAAGCCGAAGCCGGCAAGGGCCCGGGGCAGGGCGCCGGGCAGGCGGGCGGGCATTCAGGCAAAGGCCATTAATCGCTGAGATCCCTGTGGCGAGGGAGCTTGCTCCCGCTGGACTGCGCAGCAGGCCTTTTTTGGGGCAGCTGCGCAGCCTAGCGGGAGCAAGCTCCCTTGCCACAAAGGGTTCTGATCATTTCCATGGGCAAACCGACCGCCCAGCCCGCCCCTGTTCCCAAAACCGCCAATGGCTGGAACAATGCGGGCCACTTTGTAGAGCTTTGTCCGAGGGAGTAGCGGGTGCAGATTCAGGGTCATTACGAACTCAGGTTCGAAGCGGTGCGTGAGGCGTTCGCCGCGTTGTTCGACGATCCCCAGGAACGTGGCGCAGCGCTGTGCATCCAGGTCGGTGGCGATACCGTTGTCGATCTCTGGTCCGGCACCGCCGACAAGGATGGCCATGAGGCCTGGCACAGCGACACCATCGCCAACCTGTTCTCCTGCACCAAGACCTTCACCGCCGTCACAGCCCTGCAACTGGTGGCCGAAGGCAAGCTGCAACTGGACGCCCCGGTTGCCCGCTACTGGCCCGAATTCGCCGCCGCCGGCAAGGAATCCGTCACCCTGCGTCAATTGCTCTGCCATCAGGCCGGTCTGCCGGCGCTGCGTGAATTGCTGGCCCCCGAGGCGCTTTACGACTGGCAGGCCATGGTCGATGCCCTGGCGGCCGAATCGCCGTGGTGGACGCCGGGCACCGCGCACGGTTATGCCGCGATCACCTATGGCTGGCTGGTCGGCGAGTTGCTGCGGCGGGCTGACGGTCGTGGGCCTGGCGAGTCGATTGTTGCCCGCGTCGCCAAACCGCTGGGGCTGGATTTCCATGTCGGTCTGGCGGATGAAGAATTCCAGCGCGTGGCGCACATCGCCCGCGGCAAGGGCAACGTCGGTGATGCCGCGGCCCAGCGCTTGCTGCAAGTGACGATGCGCGAACCGACGGCCATGACCACGCGGGCCTTCACCAACCCACCGTCGGTCCTGACCAGCACCAACAAACCCGAGTGGCGGCGCATGCAGCAACCGGCGGCCAATGGCCACGGCAATGCCCGCAGCCTGGCCGGGTTCTACGCCGGCCTGCTCGACGGCAGCCTGCTGGAAAGCGAAATGCTCGACGAGCTGACCCGCGAACACAGCCTCGGCGAAGACAAGACTTTACTGACCCGGACCCGTTTCGGCCTGGGTTGCATGCTCGATCAACCGGACGTCCCCAACGCCACTTACGGCCTCG
This DNA window, taken from Pseudomonas fluorescens NCIMB 11764, encodes the following:
- a CDS encoding beta-galactosidase, yielding MIRRSLPAVFALLFATPLLAAPAGQQTLFNFVRPADVVQVATQDASLPQSNAEQTAEGEVLRRVTFNPVAQPTLRLTPQTGAWDWSQSAMMSLRIQSAMNWAVTLYVKIQSNDGKTLISRVDLPAGPAQTLLVPLVATSPLSLGMKAGPPMPMTVDGQRILLASSAGELERSQVVSVTLSMDQPKVAQSILLERFGVQDGEAVTQAVYGGLVDAFGQSTRAKWPEKVGSDEQLKSAAAKEQQQTKNWLAEREKASLDKFGGWIKGPSFKASGFFRTEKRDGRWYLVTPEGHPFYSLGVNTVTPDVNQTYIAGREWMFEALPKPDEPLASHFGEGDNRGGNGVDQGRAYNAGRWYDFYGANLQRLYGAPCALGSDTKAGVAEAAKADAVEATVEKAAEQPVVPATAESGVAEAAKTGAEEAKVAKAVEQKPAEPCTAVIDEQRWASHTLDRLQAWGFNTIGNWSAPALANADRLPYTLPLSIVGDYASISTGTDWWGGMPDPFDPRFAMATERAVAIAARDHRDDPWLIGYFADNELAWAGPGDDPKARYALAYGTLKMTTDVPAKRAFLKQLRDKYRNQAGLSKAWGIDLPAWELMEDPGFVPPLPSAEHPEIEADFKYFQKVFADTYFKTISDSLKWHAPNQLLLGGRFAISTPEAVESCAQYCDVLSFNMYTLQPQDGYDFATLRSLDKPVLITEFNFGSADRGPFWGGVTQLAKEEDRGPAYANFLKQALGEPSIVGVHWFQYLDQPVTGRLLDGENGHFGLVGVTDLPFQGFVDSVRKSNLAAVDQLGKEAEKARAEADKASHDAVGGRKAEAGKGPGQGAGQAGGHSGKGH
- a CDS encoding EstA family serine hydrolase, with the protein product MQIQGHYELRFEAVREAFAALFDDPQERGAALCIQVGGDTVVDLWSGTADKDGHEAWHSDTIANLFSCTKTFTAVTALQLVAEGKLQLDAPVARYWPEFAAAGKESVTLRQLLCHQAGLPALRELLAPEALYDWQAMVDALAAESPWWTPGTAHGYAAITYGWLVGELLRRADGRGPGESIVARVAKPLGLDFHVGLADEEFQRVAHIARGKGNVGDAAAQRLLQVTMREPTAMTTRAFTNPPSVLTSTNKPEWRRMQQPAANGHGNARSLAGFYAGLLDGSLLESEMLDELTREHSLGEDKTLLTRTRFGLGCMLDQPDVPNATYGLGPRAFGHPGAGGSIGFADPEHDVAFGFVTNTLGPYVLMDPRAQNLARVLATCL